In Chryseobacterium gleum, a single genomic region encodes these proteins:
- a CDS encoding cation transporter, whose product MNKTIFNITKMDCPSEEQLIRMKLQNFDTVKSLEFDIPNRKLNVYHSGNPEPIFSALETLNLNTTLISTEETNGVVETDTSNSQRKLLWTVLIINFVFFGLEMLFGIFSNSMGLVADSLDMLADSIVYALALFAVGGTIARKNNIAKFAGYFQILLAVIGFVEVIRRFIGIEAMPDFKTMIIVSVLALIANVLCLYLLQKNKSKEAHMQASMIFTSNDVIINSGVIVAGFLVHWLNSNYPDLIIGAIVFVVVARGAYRILKLAK is encoded by the coding sequence ATGAATAAAACCATATTTAATATAACAAAAATGGATTGCCCAAGTGAGGAGCAATTAATCCGTATGAAACTGCAAAACTTTGATACGGTAAAGTCATTGGAATTTGATATTCCCAATAGAAAACTAAATGTTTACCATAGTGGAAACCCAGAGCCGATTTTTTCAGCTTTGGAAACCTTGAACCTAAATACAACGCTGATTTCAACCGAAGAAACTAACGGAGTTGTTGAAACAGATACAAGCAATAGCCAACGGAAACTACTATGGACGGTATTGATTATCAATTTCGTTTTCTTTGGATTGGAAATGTTGTTCGGTATTTTTTCCAACTCAATGGGATTGGTAGCGGATAGCTTGGATATGCTTGCCGATAGCATCGTTTACGCATTGGCTTTGTTTGCTGTTGGGGGTACGATTGCAAGAAAAAACAATATCGCCAAATTTGCAGGTTACTTTCAAATCCTGTTAGCCGTTATCGGTTTTGTTGAAGTTATCAGACGTTTTATCGGAATAGAAGCGATGCCCGATTTCAAAACAATGATTATTGTTTCTGTTTTGGCATTGATAGCCAACGTACTTTGTCTTTACCTGTTGCAAAAGAACAAAAGCAAAGAAGCACATATGCAGGCTTCGATGATTTTCACGTCAAACGATGTTATAATCAATTCGGGAGTTATCGTTGCAGGTTTTTTGGTTCATTGGCTTAATTCAAACTATCCC